The Toxorhynchites rutilus septentrionalis strain SRP chromosome 3, ASM2978413v1, whole genome shotgun sequence genome includes a region encoding these proteins:
- the LOC129778606 gene encoding myotubularin-related protein 2 translates to MDHHHNTDFHRSSNSLDSDSKSSSLNSKHGMDTIVANESSFTYLSGENMQDIKNDVSYICPYSGPVVGTLTITNYRLHFRSQPASDKDPVVIVDCSLGAVSRIEKVGGASSRGENSYGIDIFCKDMRNLRFAHKQENHSRRTVFEKLQLYAFPLANNGQLFAFNYREKFLEDGWNVYEPVAELRRMGVNSANNDTWRITRINEKYEICDSYPSVWAVPKSAKDDLLKQVANFRSRNRLPVLCWIHPKSLATITRCSQPLVGVSGKRNDADETYINYIMEANAQSDKLSIFDARPNANAIANKAKGGGYESEDAYKNVELTFLDIHNIHVMRESLRKLKEICFPASDDQKWLTAVESTLWLKHIKCILAGAVRIVDRIENMRMSVVVHCSDGWDRTSQLTALAMLLLDPYYRTLKGFEVLIEKEWLSFGHKFEQRIGHGDNHHSDADRSPVFLQFIDCVWQITKQFPHALEFNEYFLITVLDHLYSCRFGTFLYNTERERVQNDLKNRTVSLWSFISSTHEQYRNPLYGGRNMAVQTVLKPVVSMRHIRLWKGLYCRWNPSMRQQDPIYQRTRELLALQEQLLKQVEECRVEKNQRTHQQTRLTSPLH, encoded by the exons ATGGATCATCATCACAATACAGACTTCCATCGCAGCTCGAACTCACTTGACTCGGATTCTAAATCAAGTTCGTTGAACTCCAAACACGGCATGGATACGATT GTTGCAAACGAGTCCTCTTTCACCTATCTGTCCGGCGAAAACATGCAGGACATCAAGAACGATGTTTCCTATATTTGTCCGTACAGTGGACCGGTCGTTGGAACGTTGACAATCACAAACTACCGGTTGCACTTCCGTTCCCAACCGGCCAGCGATAAGGATCCGGTGGTTATTGTCGATTGTTCGCTGGGCGCCGTGAGCCGCATCGAGAAAGTAGGCGGTGCAAGCTCAAGGGGAGAGAATTCCTATGGAATCGACATATTTTGTAAGGATATGCGGAACTTACGGTTTGCTCACAAGCAGGAGAATCATTCCAGGAGGACAGTTTTTGAGAAACTTCAGCTTTATGCATTTCCGCTGGCCAACAATGGTCAGTTGTTTGCATTCAATTATAGAGAGAAATTTTTAGAGGACGGCTGGAATGTGTACGAACCGGTTGCAGAGCTCCGGAGGATGGGTGTCAACAGTGCGAACAATGATACCTGGCGGATTACGAGGATAAACGAGAAATACGAAATATGCGACAGTTACCCGTCGGTTTGGGCTGTCCCAAAATCAGCAAAGGATGATTTACTCAAACAGGTGGCTAATTTCCGCTCCCGGAATCGTCTACCAGTGCTCTGCTGGATCCATCCCAAATCACTAGCGACAATAACCCGCTGTTCCCAGCCACTGGTGGGGGTAAGTGGGAAACGGAATGACGCCGACGAAACCTACATCAATTACATTATGGAGGCGAATGCCCAATCGGACAAGTTGTCCATTTTCGATGCGAGACCGAATGCGAATGCTATCGCAAATAAGGCCAAAGGAGGAGGGTATGAGTCGGAGGATGCGTACAAAAATGTCGAACTCACATTCCTTGATATTCACAACATCCATGTGATGAGGGAAAGTCTGCGGAAACTGAAGGAGATTTGCTTTCCGGCTAGCGATGACCAGAAGTGGCTTACGGCGGTGGAGAGTACTCTTTGGTTGAAACACATCAAGTGTATTTTGGCCGGAGCGGTTCGAATCGTTGATAGG ATCGAAAATATGCGCATGTCTGTGGTGGTGCATTGTTCAGATGGTTGGGATCGCACCTCGCAATTGACGGCACTGGCTATGCTCTTGTTGGATCCATACTACCGCACATTGAAGGGCTTCGAAGTGTTGATTGAGAAGGAATGGCTAAGCTTCGGGCATAAGTTTGAACAG CGTATTGGTCACGGTGATAATCATCATTCGGACGCGGATCGGTCGCCGGTGTTTCTGCAATTCATCGATTGTGTCTGGCAGATTACGAAGCAATTTCCACACGCACTCGAATTCAATGAGTATTTCCTAATAACAGTCCTGGATCATCTGTATTCGTGTCGCTTCGGAACGTTTCTTTACAACACAGAGCGGGAAAGGGTGCAGAACG ATCTAAAAAATCGCACCGTTTCGCTGTGGTCCTTCATAAGCTCAACGCACGAACAGTATCGCAATCCGCTTTACGGTGGACGGAATATGGCCGTCCAGACGGTGCTGAAGCCTGTGGTCAGCATGCGTCACATCCGGCTCTGGAAGGGCCTCTACTGCCGGTGGAATCCCAGTATGCGACAACAGGATCCGATTTACCAACGGACGAGAGAACTTTTGGCCCTGCAGGAACAGCTGCTGAAACAGGTCGAGGAATGCAGGGTGGAGAAAAATCAACGAACCCATCAGCAGACGCGATTGACATCACCGTTGCATTAG